AGTGAGGTGTGCCGAGATAGTCTGAGCAGTTGCGATGAACAGCATATACCGcttggcgtagtggttaacgcacctgtgtAGCAGGCAGCAgtgcctgggttcgagtcccagtccagcacatatTATCAATCGTGGCCACTGTCGCCACGTCACACAaggtcctgatgcagctgatatcactaATCCTATCCCTTTCCGTTCTTTCCTCCTCCCTTCTCCTGCAATTAAATCGACTGTCAATACATCTCAAGTACCTGCTTGTATCACATTTGCATAATGAGCGAGATAAAAATGTCTGTGTAGTGTCTGTGAGCACCAAAATCTCTATCTCATTCTCGCGAGATATACAATGTTGGCAGCTGAACTGTCACATTTCCTCAAGTACAGACTGTCTATAAGTTCGCCCAAATGCTGGATGTCTACTGTCGTGCCTACACTCTGCTAACGTCAAACGCAAGAGCATTACACTGAAGTTGGTCGGGATAGCTTCTAGTGAGTTGTTAGTCGTTTCCTCTTTGCAGTAGTCTAGGTTACTCCAATTATATCTTCTGTTACTTCGCTCTGTCAATACATAATTCATATGGCAAAGTTGGCCTTCAGCTTTTAGTTTTTGCTGGGGTCTACCTTAACAACTTCTTAGACCTCCTGATATTGCTTATTCTTTCCACATGCCACCACCACTGAAGACTTATTCTCCAGGTTGCTCATTACGAactctgtcactttcatttttcGCATATTTAAGCTGTTTTGATTTTATCTCCACACATGAGCTGGAGGCATCTTCTCATTGAATCTAATTCCACTGCCTCGATCTTGTCCCTTCTTTTATTCTTAAGTTGACATATTTCCGCACAGTAAGTACCTATATTCTCAATTATACTATGGAATATCCTTCTTTTGGTCTATTGGATAATGCTACTGTTCAAATCACACTACGTAGGGACGTCGTCGCTCTTTTACCCACCGCTACTTTGGTCTCACTATCTTTGCTACAGATGCTGTCACTGTATACTGTACAATCTATAtatctaaaattttcaaatttttaaatttgttaaatttcGTGAACTGAATTCTTTCTTTTTCTCCTAACATACATGTACTCTGTCTTATCTTAAACCCATCATACGTACTCGTTCTGCAAATTATCCAGCATATCTTGTCTTCAGTTTGCCAAAAATATTTGGTCATCTGAAAAAAGTATTGAATTCATTCTGTCCTGTCCAACTAACATACTCATTTCTGAACCTTTTTTGTACCATGCCTGCAGCACTTGTTCTATGTATAAGTAAAATGTAATGGGGATATGATGCTATCTTGTTTAAGGCATTTGGTTTTAATGATTTCTGTtataatgcctcccatttttattttgcttctatcGATTTGTACATTCACATAAGTATATTAGTAACTTAGTTTTGCCCGAAATAATGGTTTTTTCCTCATTCTACATTTCATTACTACTGTTCAACGACGAAACATTCTTGTAGACAACATCGTCGCTGAACAATTTAATACTCATAGTGACCTTATCTGGTAAGTATTTTATGTACACTGAGAATGTTCAAGCTTCTGTTATGCGTCCTTTGGCACACCCGATGTTACTGTCATATGTGTTGAACATCCACCGACCTGTACAACATGCCGTGCTCTATTAATCTCAAAGCTAATAGCGTATCTGAAGATACTCCGAATGACTGTTTCCTTTTCAGTAGTCGTCGAAGTGGAATATCGAACCCCTTTAGAAATCCAGGGAGATGGACTCTCTCCGCTCACCTGCATCTGCTATTTGCAAGCTGCGTTTCACATGAGTGGTTATTCCACAATCTACACTGACTCTCTGAGACAATCGTCTTTCCTTCCAGGAAGATATTAATGTTTGATCTTACAAAGAACTCTATGTCCACGcaacacacacacgtttctctctaAAATTGTATGTTGTATTAAAGTTTGTGGAATTTCTGATTTCGCAACAAGTGGAGCTTAcatccactcggccacagcggccggcgcaaattAACCTCCCGCTGGCAAGCATAGTATAGATGTTGTGCGGATTCTGCTCCATTAAGGAAGGAGTGATAAACTAGTCCCAGTtcgatgcaattttttatttattatgaaataTTCTGCATCTGATGCGGAAGCATGATCGCAGTTTGCGATTTCATTCTTAAATGAGTGCGGCTGTTGATCATCAATGCAGTGTCTCAGACACTGTGCTGCAGTATTTCATGCGGTAGCAAGGCAATGACGAGAGAAAGAGTGTCTCACACTGTGCGGGAACTACGATAATATAGTGCGAGTACAGGGGAGGGAAGATACGAGGAGAAACAGTGATTTTCGCCGCTTCTGGAAGCGTGCTCAGATAGCTAAGATTGTTAAGGCGAGTGTTCGTGGCAAGTGGGGAATGTGGATTCGAGTCCCACtccagtgcaaattttcatttattctggAAGGTTCTGCAGCTGATGCGGAACCATAATCGCGATTATCAGTTCATTCTCAATTAAGTGcaactattcatcgtccactcttAATTGAGCACAGCTATTCGTCATCTAAGACACTGCACTGCAGTATGTATTTTTggagaatgaaacaaagaaaaacattcattttttaGTAAAAATACACAAACGTCAAATTGCTTGGATATGTAAATGATAAACAtttcagaggcaacggaaaaaaatGTATCTAAGGAAAGACTGAAAAACGTGTTTCTCATTCATGAACGTAGTCTCCAAAATGAACAAATGAGCCACATTACATTCACCATAGTCACTCCATCTTGCCTGATGGTATGAAGTGTTACTGGTACAAAATACCATCTCCTCTGATTCACATGGCTGGTAAACTGAACAGTAGCTGTTAAATTTCTGACTTAAAAAGCTACGTTTGAggaatccctgatacgcaaaaTGAAATATATAATAGCCACGAAAAAGTTTCTAATGCAATCTGACTCAAATAAACATCTCTAAAGTAgccacacagcccacacaatttcgTATAATTCATCACAATGGAACTGAAAGGGCCTCCGTATCTCATAATAAACCAGAGTTCGTAAATGAAATGGTTTGTAAAAGCAACAAGTTGTACTGACATTTGTTCACTTTTGTTGTACCACGAGACAGCTTTTCGAATTAAGTACTCACCAGCTCAGAAtgagtatgtggtgtcaccgccagacaccacacttgctaggtggtagctttaaatcggccgcggtccattagtacatgtcggacccgcgtgtcgccactgtcagtaattgcagacctagcgccactacaaggcaggtctagagaggcggactagcactcgcccgagttgtacgacgactttgctagcgactacactgacgaagcctttttctcatttgccgagagacagttagaatagccttcagctaagtccatggctacgacctagcaaggcgccattaaccatatctggagagagtctcacttgtataaccaagagcgatgtaccacaatgatagaattaaaagttgagtattaacttagctacgtacttttcattatagcattcattacgtatcctgttccagacttcacgccagccggtgtgtgagTACGCTtgccttcggttacccgtcactgtggacaggctgtcttgtcagtccactacagagtaCACTAGCTAAACACCTAAAAAAATGATTTAACAGTGGTCCATTATCTCTGGTACATGAAATGATAGTAAGTCGGTGGCATATTGTCAGCACACATAGCACATCGGCGACCAGCGACACAGCAACATACATCGCCTTACCTTGTTCCGTTCCTAAAAAGCTAACCAGTATGCAGAGAGATTATTCTTAATTTTATAGTTAGCCTCCAACCACGTCCTACTGTGTGTAAACATGACCGTCAGAATGACTTTGATCTCAGCCAGCACTTTGTCTAAATTACGACTACAAGATGGCAGCTTCCAACTGAGGCACATTTAAGTCAAGCAtgattaaaagaaattattttatggtAAATCACTGTGCAACACATGTTGCTGACAATAAGTGCTGTTGAGTACCAACATCAAGAGGTACACAACAAAGGCACGAGATGCTGCCACCACACAGAAACAGCCCCTCTCCTGACGCCTTTCAATTCCCAGCAGTAGGCTCCAGATGGCGTTAACAAATCTGAACCACTTTTTGCTTCTGCGCCACGCCCAACAGAGCATCTTATTCGTCCGCTGCAGTCGACAAAGACAGTGCTGTCAGATGTGGACTACGTTGTTTTCACCTAGTACTTAAGGGGGCGAAGATTCTTCTGTCGACAGGCAGAAACGACAAGGTACCATAGGCACTCTTTCTGTTTCGATCCTACAGTCAAGAAACTCGGGTCACTATATGCAGACAGTACAGTTCATTGGCAACAGCCAGATCAGTAAATTTCCTGCAGTCAGGCTAGAGAGCACAGTTCCATTACTTCCGACTAGGCATTCGTTGTATATGGACAAATAGATGCAGTCAAATGAGTGTCTGCATAGAGTCATATTTATTAATTCGAGTACAAAGAGGCTGCagagttatttatatttcattgcTTTAGGCACAGGATATCATGTGCCCTGTATGAAATCATGTGCCATGCATCAGTTAACAAAGTTCAGTAAAGTGTTGTAAAATACTCGTAATAAATGTTATTGGCGTTTCTTAACGCGTTGCCACAGTTATCTTCTGTTGCTGACCtcttaaataaatgttttattggtAAAACTAGTGTGGAAGGTGCCCCCAATCAAGCAAACTAAAGTAGAAGCAGTTTTCTGCTACTGTGAATGTTTGGTCTGATTCAGTAGTCAAGTTCAGTTACAACATTCAAATAATTGTATTATTCCTCATAACCACGGAAACAAATTGCAATCTATTATTTAGAATCCTACCCACATTACTCTTTGCAAAACCAAGCTTCTGTCACTGCAAAAGTAATCCAGTATCATCTATACAAAACAGACTTTGCACATATTCCTTCTCTAAAATGGAAGAATTGAAGACATAACAGACTGAGATGAAGTTAAAATGATGCAGTAAGCAGTCTCCAAATACATAAAAATTGACGCCCTCTTGAAGCCTATAGCACTGCATGTGAATACATGGAAGCGGAATGACGCAAATTCAGGCCTGACTAATCTCAAACTGTAGAGCGTATTTCAGCACTGAACATAAATTTCAATGATATCGGTCATCTTGCATGTCGTATGGGCTGTTCAGGACCATGGCTCTCTGTCAAATTAAGTGATTTCCTCTGGACATCATGCTTCCTCAATTACAGCtccaaaaaaattgttccaatggctctgagcactatgggacttaacatctgtggtcatcagtcccgtagtacttagaactacttaaacctaactaacctaaggacataacacacatccatgcccgaggcaggattcgaacctgcgaccgtagcggtcacgcagttccagactgaagcgcctagaaccgcacggccacaccggccagcaattaTAGATCCAGAATCAGACAATTCTTTGCACTTCAAGGCACTTTACAGCGAATATATAGTAGGTGACATCGTTCGAATGAGAGAGCACGAGGCATTTTGAATCGCCAAAGCACGCTATTGGCTGGCAGTCAACTAGCTCTACAAAGACTAAATTCCGATGCTGTGGTCCAGCTAAGAGTTTGCGAAAGCGCCTAAATAGGTCGGTAACGAATCTGGCTATGTAAATGTAATACAGATAGTTGTAAAATACTGCAGATCTTGAAAAAGGTAAAGAGGGTGCTGAGGAAATTACCTTCAACGTTTTAACGGCAATGGCTGTTCGCTCTCTTCGAGTTATCCATTACCTTATCTTCCAACAAGGTTACGCTGTACACCTTGTTGTCCGTGCTGTCGTGATGAGCTAAGATATAGAGAGTCTTCGATTGTTTTCTTGTTCAGCACGTTCCTTATCTCTCACCCACCGAACAGATCTGATCATACGTTGCTGCGAGACTACCACGCCACCACTCGGCAGACATTACCACATGGCGAACGAGACTATCACGCCACCACTCGTCAGACATTACCATATGACGAACGAGACTATCACGCCCGCACTCAGCAAACATTACCACACGTACGAGACTACCAAGCCACTACTCAGCAGACATTGCCATAGGACGAACGAGACTATCACGCCACCACTCGGCAGACATTACCACATGACGAACGAGACTATCACGCCACCACTCGTCAGACATTACCATATGACGAACGAGACTATCACGCCCGCACTCAGCAAACATTACCACACGTACGAGACTACCAAGCCACTACTCAGCAGACATTGCCATAGGACGAACGAGACTATCACGCCACCACTCGGCAGACATTACCACATGACGAACGAGACTGTCACGCCACCACTCGTCAGACATTACCATATGACGAACGAGACTATCACGCCCGCACTCAGCAAACATTACCACACGTACGAGACTACCAAGCCACTACTCAGCAGACATTGCCATAGGACGAACGAGACTATCACGCCACCACTCGTCAGACATTACCATATGACGAACGAGACTATCACGCCCGCACTCAGCAAACATTACCACACGTACGAGACTACCAAGCCACTACTCAGCAGACATTGCCATAGGACGAACGAGACTATCACGCCACCACTCGGCAGACATTACCACATGACGAACGAGACTGTCACGCCACCACTCGTCAGACATTACCATATGACGAACGAGACTATCACGCCCGCACTCAGCAAACATTACCACACGTACGAGACTACCAAGCCACTACTCAGCAGACATTGCCATAGGACGAACGAGACTATCACGCCACCACTCGTCAGACATTACCATATGACGAACGAGACTATCACGCCCGCACTCAGCAAACATTACCACACGTACTAGACTACCAAGCCACTACTCAGCAGACATTGCCATAGGACGAACGAGACTATCACGCCACCACTCGGCAGACATTACCACATGACGAACGAGACTGTCACGCCACCACTCGTCAGACATTACCATATGACGAACGAGACTATCACGCCCGCACTCAGCAAACATTACCACACGTACGAGACTACCAAGCCACTACTCAGCAGACATTGCCATAGGACGAACGAGACTATCACGCCACCACTCGTCAGACATTACCACATGACGAACGAGACTATCACGCCACCACTCGTCAGACATTACCATATGACGAACGAGACTATCACGCCCGCACTCAGCAAACATTACCACACGTACTAGACTACCAAGCCACTACTCAGCAGACATTGCCATAGGACGAACGAGACTATCACGCCACCACTCGTCAGACATTACCATATGACGAACGAGACTATCACGCCCGCACTCAGCAAACATTACCACACGAACGAGACTACCAAGCCACCACTCAGCAGACATTACTATAGGACGAACGAGAATATCACGCCACCACTCGGCAAACATTACCACATGACGAATGCTTGTACAGAGCTCAAGGACCATGGTATGCCGCACCTGTGTTTGTCAACCACTCTAAATTCAAATCGATGAATATTGACGTCAGATCCATTGTTACTGCTAGAAATGGCAGATCACTGAACCAAATTTCACACTTCGTATACTCGCGAACGACCGATAAACTTAACGTAATCATGTTTTTCTCTTACTATACTGTATACAAGCAACAAGGAATATATCTTTGTTATACTTCTTGGCGCTGCAAATTCACTGGTCAACAGTGTGTATATTTGCAGAAGATCTGCTACTGTTTTgtgaatttttctccatttgaccATCGTGGGCCTCTCCAGATTACACGATTAACAAACAGTCCCTTGTCCCACAGTTAAATCCTCTGAGTGAGACCGACCGAGGTGTGATCAGCCGGACTCACATTCAGGCGGACGAAGGTGCAAATCCGCTTCCATCCACTCGGATTTAGATTTtgcgtaattttcctaaatcgttcccGGCTATtggcgggatggttgctttgaaagggcagggccggtCTCTTTCGACATCCTTGAAACTATCCGCacatgtgctctgtctctaatcacCTGATTGTCGACACGActttaaaccccaatcttccttcctttcaacGAATACGATCGGAAATTCATATAACTTCCATCTCCAAAATTCCAGGGCTTCAGTCTATCACTGAGTGAAATGTTGTTCTAACAGTCTGGGCCTTATGTTTTATGAAGCAG
This genomic stretch from Schistocerca cancellata isolate TAMUIC-IGC-003103 chromosome 2, iqSchCanc2.1, whole genome shotgun sequence harbors:
- the LOC126151365 gene encoding uncharacterized protein LOC126151365; amino-acid sequence: MANETITPPLVRHYHMTNETITPALSKHYHTYETTKPLLSRHCHRTNETITPPLGRHYHMTNETITPPLVRHYHMTNETITPALSKHYHTYETTKPLLSRHCHRTNETITPPLGRHYHMTNETVTPPLVRHYHMTNETITPALSKHYHTYETTKPLLSRHCHRTNETITPPLVRHYHMTNETITPALSKHYHTYETTKPLLSRHCHRTNETITPPLGRHYHMTNETVTPPLVRHYHMTNETITPALSKHYHTYETTKPLLSRHCHRTNETITPPLVRHYHMTNETITPALSKHYHTY